The Zhihengliuella sp. ISTPL4 genomic interval CAGCGAGGATCCGGAGGAGCGCGCGGCGACCCTGCGACTCGTCAGCGAGGAGCTCGACCGCATGAGCCGGATCGTGACGGACCTCCTGGTGCTGGCACGCGCGGAACAGCCGGACTTCGTGCGCCTGGCCGACTGCGACATCGCGACGCTGACCCTCGATATCGAGGCGAAAGCGCAGATGCTGGGGGAACGCCGCTGGCAGCTCATGGAAGTCGCGGAGGGCGTCGTGCCGCTGGATCCGCAGCGCGTCACCCAAGCCGTGCTGCAGCTCGCCGCCAACGCGGTGCAGGTCACCGAAGACGGCGACACGATCCGGATCGGCTCGCGCTTCGAGGGGCAGGGCTCCGAGCGGCGGCTGCGGGTCTGGGTGCAGGACACCGGCCCAGGGGTCGCGCCGGGCGACGCCGAGCGGATCTTCGACCGCTTCACACGCGGCGACAGTGCCGGTGCGCGGAGAGGCTCCGGACTCGGGCTCGCGATCGTGCGGGCCATCACCGACGGGCACGGCGGTTCGGCGTGGGTCGACAGCGTGCTCGGCGAGGGCGCCACGTTCGGGATCGACGTGCCCGCACCCGTCAGGGACATCGACGGCACCGAAGGGAAGAGCTGACATGCGACGCATCCTCATCGCGGAAGACGATCCGCACATCACCTCCTTCGTCCGCCGCGGACTTCGCGCTGCGGGCTACGACACGGCCGACGCGACCGACGGGCCCAGCGCGCTGCTCATGGCCCGCAGCGGACTCTTCGACCTCGTCGTCCTCGACATCGGGCTCGGCGGCATGGACGGCTTCGACGTCCTCGCGCACCTCCGCGGAGAGGGGGTCTCCACGCCCGTCGTCATCCTCACCGCACGGGATTCCGTGATCGACACCGTGCGGGGCCTCGAGGGCGGCGCCAACGACTACATGACCAAACCGTTCCAGTTCGCGGAGCTGCTCGCGCGGGTGCGGCTGCGGATCGGGGACGGAGAAGGGCGCAGCGGCGGGGCGACGCTGACGCACGGCGACGTCAGCGTGGACGTGCGCTCGCGGACGGTGACGGTCTCCGGCGAGGTGCGCGAACTCACGTCGCGGGAGTTCGCGCTGCTCGAGGTCTTCCTGCAGAACGCCGGTCAGGTGCTCTCCCGAGACCAGCTCATCGGCCACGTCTGGGGCATGGACTTCGATCCTGCGTCGAACGTCGTCGACGTCTACGTGCGTGCACTGCGCGGCAAGATCGGCTCGGACCGCATCGAGACGGTGCGGGGTGCGGGGTACCGGTTCCGATGAACGATCCGACCGCTCTGCCCGCCGTCGCGACGCGCACCCGCTTCGCGACCGTCCCGCCGCTGCGCACGGAGGCGCATCCGGCTGCCCTTCGCCCTGGACCCCTGGCGCCGCGGCGCCGGCTGCCCCTGGTCGCGCTCGTGATCGTCGCCGTCGCCGGTGTGGCGCTGATCGTCGGGGCGCTGGCCCCCGGTGCGGCGGCAGGCGGCATCACGCTGCCCATCGCGGCCACCCTGGCGGTGTTCCTCCTCGCGGTGTGGGCGTGGAGCGCGACGCGTCTCGACGACACGCTCGTCGCCTTCCTCGCGGCGATCGCGCTCATCGTCGCCGGCGTCCTGCCGGTGGACGAGTTCTTCGCCTCGCTCGGCGACGAGACGATCTGGCTGCTGATCGGCGCGTTCGTGATGGCGGCCGCGGTCTCCGTCTCCGGGCTCCCGCTCCGCGCGGCCGCCCATCTCGTCCGTTTCGCGCGCGGCCCGCGCAGCCTGTTCCACCTCACGACGATCGCGCTCACGCTGTCGGCGTTCGCGGTGCCGGCGACATCGGGGCGGGCGGCGCTCGCGGTCCCGGTCTTCGGCGCGCTGTCGACGACGCTGGACGGTCGGCCGCGCGTCATCCGTGCCCTCGCGCTGCTCATGCCGACGGTCGTGCTCCTCTCCGCTGTCGCGTCGCTGCTCGGCGCCGGAGCGCACATCATCACCGATCAGCTCCTGCGCGCGGCGGGGGAGCCCGGTTTCTCGTTCCTCTCCTGGCTGTGGCTCGGCCTGCCGCTCGCGGTGGTGTCGTCGCATCTCGCCGCGGAGATCATCCTCTGGCGCTTCCTCGCCCCCGCGGAGCGCGCGACACGGGTGCGAGTGACGACGGCCGACATCGAGGGGGCCGCCGGGCTCCGGGTCACCGGTCCGCTCACATCCGTCGAGCGCCGCGCGGCCGTCCTCGTGGGAGCCGCGGTCGTGCTGTGGAGCACCGAGCCGCTGCACGGCCTCCCTCCGGCGCTCATCGCGCTGTTCGGCGCCGTCGCCGCCGTCGCGCCTGGCATCGGCTGCACCACCTTCCCGGCCGCCGTCGCTCGGGTGCCCTGGTCCCTGCTGCTCTTCCTCGCCGCCACGCTCGCGCTCGCCACCGCACTCACCGATTCCGGAGCGGCGACGTGGCTCAGTGCCGTCGCTCTGGAGCCGCTGCGCGGGCTCGGCGCAGCGGGGGCCGTCGGCTTCCTCCTCGCGGTGATCGCCCTCTCCACGGTCGCGCACCTGCTCATCCCTTCGCGATCGGCGCGATCCGCAGCGATCATCCCCGCGGTGATCGCCCTCGCGCCGGGACTCGGGGTGGAGCCGATGGCCGCCGCCTTCGCGTCGACGGCAGCGGCCGGCTTCTGTCACACCCTCCCCAGTTCCGCCAAGCCGGTCGCGATGTTCGCCGATCCCCAGGTCGTCTCCGGCGGATTCGACCCCTCCGACCTGCGCCGGCTGTCCATCGTGCTCGCGCCGGCCATGTCCGTCCTCGTCGCCGTCTTCGCCCTCTGGATCTGGCCGCTCCAGGGCCTGCCGTTCTTCCGCTGACCGCTGTCACCGCTGTTCCGCGTGCGCCGCCGGCGCACCGGTGTCCGTCGCGCCCGCATCCGGGCTGCCGCGCCCTCGGGCGCAGAAGGAGGTCCTCATGTCCATCCATGCTCCCCAGCGCATCCTCGTCGCCCCGAGCGGCTTCAAGGAGAGTCTCGGCGCCGACGCCGTGGCCCGCGCCATCGCCGCCGGCGTCCGTCGCGTCATCCCCGGCGTGCGCGTCGACGAGTTCCCCGTGCCGGATGGGGGAGAGGGCACGGCGGCCGCGCTCGCCGCGTGCACCGGAGGGGCCCTCGTGCCCGCGACCGTGACCGGTCCCGTCGGCGAACCGGTCGTGGCGCACTGGGCCCGTCTCGGGGGAGCGGCCGGGGGGACCGCCGTGGTCGAGATGGCGGCCGCAGCCGGGCTTCGCCTCGTCCCGCGCGATCGTCGCGATCCGGCCGCCACCACGACGTACGGGGTCGGACAGCTCATCGCGGCGGCCCTCGACGACGGAGCCGAGCGCATCGTGATCGGCTGCGGCGACTCGGGGACCAGCGATGGCGGAGCGGGCGCGCTGGCGGCTCTGGGGGTGCGCATCCTCGACCGCGAGGGCCGCGTCGTCCCGCTCGGCGGGGGACACCTCACGGAGGCCGCGTCGCTCGACTTCTCGGGCGTGCACCCGCGTCTCGCCGAGGTCGAGATGATCCTCGCCTGCAACATCCACAACGTCCTGTGCGGCCCCCGAGGGGTGGCCAGGGTGTTCGGTCCGCAGAAAGGCGCGTCGCCCGCCGACGTCGAGCGGCTGTCCGATGCGCTCGACGCCTGGGCGACGCTGCTGGAGGAGCAGAGCCCCTTCGGGGGCGGCATGGACGTCCGCACGGGCGGCGGGACCGGGGCTTCGGGGGGACTCGGGGCGGGGCTCGCCGCCGCGTTCGGTGCCCGTCTCGCGCCGCGCTTCGAGGTGCTCCTGGACGGGAGCCTGATGCCGCACGACCTCGATGCGCTGATGGCGGAGGCGGACCTCGTGATCACAGCCGAGGGGGCGATCGACTTCCAGACACCGCGCGGCAAGGTCCCGGCGGAGATCGCGATGCGCGCCAGGGTCGCGGGGGTGCCCGTGCTGGGGCTGGCCGGCTCGCTGGGCCGGGGAGCGCCGGCGGTGCACGACATCGGAATCGACGCGATCGCCTCGATCCTCACCGTGCCCATGCCGCTGGAGGAGGCGGTGGAGCAGGGAGAGGAGCTGCTCCGCGATGCCGCCGAGCGCACCATGCGCCTCGTGCTGCTCGGTTCAGCGATGTCCGCCAGGGCCGCCTGAGGGTTTCGGACGGCCCGCGCACGGCGGAGCGTCGGCGGGCCTCGGTAGGATCGACGGGTGGCAGTGAACCAAGAACTCGTCGGTCGGGAGTTCCCGCCGACCGCCCCCTACCTCGTCGGGCGGGAGAAGGTGCGCGAGTTCGCGCGCGCCGTCTTCGCCGACGCTCCGCAGCACACCGACGTCGAGGCCGCCCGTGCGGCCGGCTTCGCCGACGTCGTCGCGCCGCCGACCTTCGCGATGGTCCTGCAGGATCTCACGTTGCAGCAGCTCCTGGCCGAGCCGGACTCCGGCATCGTGCTGGCGCGGACCATCCACGCGGAGCAGCGGTTCCGCTACACGCGCCCGATCGTCGCGGGAGACGAGTTGACCGCGCAGCTGCGCGTCACCGGCATCCGCATGATGGGCGGCAACGCCATGATCACCAGCGAGGCCGAGATCACCGACGAGGGCGGCGCGCACGTCGTCACCGCCACCAGTGTGCTGCTCGTCGGCGCCGAGGAGGAGGCCGCATGAGCGCGTTCACCGTGGGAGACGTGCTCGCCGAGCGCACCGTGCACCTGACCAGGGAGTCTCTCGTCCGCTACGCCGGGGCTTCCGGAGACTTCAACCCGATCCACTATCGCGACGACGTCGCCGCGGCCGTGGGCCTTCCCGGCGTCCTCGCGCACGGCATGCTGACCATGGGCATCGCCTCGTCGGTGGTCGTGGCCGCTCTCGACCCGCAGACCCGGATCCTCGACTACGGCGTGCGCTTCACGAAGCCCGTGGTGGTCGACCCCGAGGCCGGCGCGGACGTGCACGTCGTCGCGACGGTCGGCGCCGTGGACGACGAGTCGGCGCGGATCGACCTCAAGGTCACGGCCGGCGACACGACCGTGCTCGTCAAGGCGCAGCTGCGCGTCGCCGTCCGATGAGTGAGGTCGAGCCGATCCGCCTGGCCGAGCTCACCACGCTCCGCACCGGCGCCGCCCCCGCGCGCATGCGCGAGGCCGCCACGACCGAGGAGCTCATCGCGGTTCTTCGGGAGACCTGGGCGGAGGGCGACCCGTGGCTGGTGCTGGGCGGAGGGTCGAATCTCTTCGTCGGCGACGAGCCGTTCGACGGCACCGTCATCCGCATCCGGACGAGCGGCATCGAGGAGCTCCCGTCGCCGCACCCCGGGCGCATCCGCCTGCGCGTGCAGGCCGGACACGGCTGGGACGACCTGGTGGCGTACGCGGTCGAGCGCGGCTATGCCGGACTCGAGGCGATGAGCGGCATCCCCGGAACCGTGGGCGCCTCGCCCGTGCAGAACATCGGCGCCTACGGCCAGGAGATCCAGGAGACCCTGGTCGAGGTCGAGCTGATCGACGAGGACTCTGGCGAGATCTCCACCGTTCCGGCCGCGGAGCTCGGGCTCGGATTCCGCACCTCGGTGCTCAAGCACCATCACGGGAGCGAGCCGCAGCGCCGGGCCGTGATCCTGTCGGTCACGGTCGATCTGCTGGTCGCGCGCGAGCGCGTGGTCCGCGGCGAACAGCTGCGCCGCGCCCTCGGTCTGACCGACGAGACCCCGGTGCCGCTGACCTGGGTGCGCGAGCGCATCCTGGCCACCCGGGCGTCCAAGGGGATGCTGCTCGACGCGGACGACCCGGACACGCACGGCGTCGGCTCGTTCTTCCAGAACGCGATCGTCACGGCCGCGCAGGCCCGCTCGCTGCCGCCGGAGTGCCCGCGGTGGCCGGTCACCCCCGACCTCGATGCGGTCACCGTCATCCCGCTGGCCTCCTACGACGGGCACGTGCCGCCCGCGAAGACGGAGGCGCCCGACGTGAAGGTGAGCGCGGCCTGGCTCATCGAGCAGGCGGGCATCCGCAAGGGGTTCAAGCTGCCCCGCTCGCGGGCCTCCGTCTCGACCAAGCACGCGCTGGCGCTCACCAACCGCGGGGGTGCTACGGCGGCCGAGGTCGCAGAGCTCGCGCGTTTCATCCAGAACCGCGTGCACGCCGAGTTCGGTCTCGTGCTGCAGCCGGAACCCGTGCTGGTGGGCGTCGACCTGTGATCAAGGTCGAGCGGGTGTCGCGGACGCAGGCCGTCGTGGACGGGCTGCTGGACGCCATCATCGCCGGCCGGCTCGAAGCGGGGCAGCCGCTGCCGCCCGAGGGGGAGCTGGCGGAGCAGTTCGGCGTCTCCCGCCTCACGATGCGCGAGGGCGTCCGCCTCCTGCAGGCGCAGGGGGTGATCGTCGCCGTGCCGGGCACACGGCACCGCATCGCGCCCACCGATGAGTGGACGGGCCTTGACGCGGTCGTCCGGCACGCGCAGAGCGCGGGCGCCCGGGAACGTTCGTCGCTGGAGATGCTCGAGATGCGGATGATGTTCGAGACCGGGGCGGCGGAGTTCGCCGCCGGTCGGCGTACCGAGGAGCATCTCGCCGAGATGGCCGCCCTGCTCGAGGAGATGCAGGCGGCGCACGAGCGGGCTGACGTCGACGCCTTCGTGGCGGCGGACCTGGCCTTCCATGACGTGATCATCCGCGCGGCGGAGAACCGCATCCTCGTCGCGTCGATGCGCCCGCTGACGACGATGCTGCAGGCGACCCGCAGCGAGACGAGCGCCATCCCCGACATCCGCGAGCATGCTCTGGCTGAGCACGCGGCGGTGCTGGACGCGATGCGGACCGGGTCCGGTGCGGCCGCCCGCCAGGCCATGCGCAGCCACATGCGGCAGACCCGCGACGACCTGCTGCACTACGTCCACGGCCGCTGACGCGCGACTCCGGTGGTTTGGAGCGCAGGCGAACGTGGGGTACGCTCATCGTTATCTGATATCGGATAACGATGCAGATCCCCCTGGCCCGTGGCCCCCACCACGGGCCATCTTCCGGAACGAAGGAGTTCGTGTGCACATCGACGATCTGCTGGCCCCCCTGCCCGCACCGGTCGCCGTCACCGCCGCCCAGGTCCGCGCGGAGGCCGACCCGTCGGACGTGATGATCGTCCTCGACGACGACCCGACGGGCACGCAGTCGGTCGCGAACCTCCCCGTCCTCACCCGGTGGGAGCGCGCCGACCTGGACGAGGCGCTCGCGACCGGCGCCGCCGCCGTGTACGTGCTCACGAACACCCGTTCCCTCGACGAGGACGCCGCCGCGGCCCGCAATCGCGAGATCGTCGACGTGGCCCTCGCCGCCGCTGAGGCTCAGGGGCGGCGCGTCACGTTCGTCTCCCGCGGCGATTCGACGCTCCGCGGCCACTTCCCGCTGGAGACCGACGTGCTGTCCGCGGAGGTCGCATCCCGCGCCGGCCACGCCCCCGCGCTGACGCTGCTGGTCCCCGCGTTCCCCGACGCCGGCCGCATCACCGTCGGCTCCGTGCACTACTGGGTGACCGATGGCGAGGCGACCCCGGTCGGCGAGACTCCCTTCGCGGCTGACGCGACCTTCGGCTACGCGTCCTCCGACCTGCGGGAGTGGGTCGCGGAGAAGACGGACGGTCGCATCCCGGCGTCCGCGGTCGCCGGCCTCGACATCCGCACCATCCGCGCCGGCGTGGACGCCGTCGCCCGTTTCCTCGATGCGCTGGCAGACGGCACCGTCGTCGCGGTCGACGTCGTCGAGGAAACCGACATGCGCGTCGTCGCTCTGGCGCTGCACCGGCTGCGAGACCGCGACGTCCTCCTCCGCGTCGGCCCGCCCTACGTGCGCGCGCACATCGGGCAGGAGATCGCCGAGCCGGTACGCGCGGACGACATCCCCTTCGCGCACGACCGTGGCGGCCTGGTGGTCGTCGGCAGCCACGTGCCGCTCACCACCGCGCAGCTCGAAGCCCTCACGGCGGCACGGCCGAACACGCGCACGATCGAGCTCGACGTGCGCGCCCTCATCGGCTCCGAACGCGAGAGCCACCTCGAGACGCAGGCGCAGGCGGTCGCCGAGGCCCTCGCCACGGGGACCGTGATCGTGCACACCACGCGGGAGCTGGTCACGGGCGCTGACGGCGACGAGAGCCTGGCGATCGCCCGCCGCATCTCCAGCGGCGTCGTCGACCTCGTGCGCCGCGTGCTCGCCATCGCCCCGCCCCGCTTCGTGATCGCGAAGGGCGGCATCACCTCGAGCGACGTCGCGAGCGAGGCGCTCGAGATCCGCCGGGCGACCGTGCTCGGCCCCATGCTGCCCGGCCTCGTCTCGCTGTGGCAGCCGGAGACCGGCCCCGCGGTCGGCATCCCGTACGTCGTGTTCGCCGGCAACGTCGGCGACGCGGACTCCCTCGTCACCGTCGTCGCCACTCTCGCAGGCGACGATGGAATCAACCCGGAAGGACACTCATGACATCCACCGTCGCTGTCATCGGACTCGGCGCCATGGGGCTGCCGATGGCCACCCGCCTCGCCGAGCGCTTCGCCGTGCGCGGCTTCGACATCGCCGCCGAACGCGTCGCCCTCGCCGCGGAGGCGGGCGTCACGCCGGCCTCGTCCGCGGCCGACGCCGTGGACGGCGCGGATGCCGTGCTCGTCGCCGTGCGCACCGGCGCGCAGCTCGACGCCCTGCTGTTCGGTGACGACGGGCTCGCCCCGCACCTCGCCGACGGCGCCGTCGTGATCCTCACGAGCACGGTGGGCACCGACGGCATCGATGCGATCGCCGCACAGCTCGCCGCACACGGTGCGCAGCTCGTCGACGCCCCGCTCTCCGGCGGACCGGTCCGGGCAGGGGAGGGCGACCTCCTCATCGTCGTCGGCGCGACCCCGAGCGCTCTGGAGACGGCGCGCCCCGTGCTCGACCAGCTCGCCTCCACGCTGTCCATCGTCGGCGACAAGCCCGGCGACGGCCAGGCGCTGAAGACCGTCAACCAGCTCCTCTGCGGCGTGCACATCGCCGCGGCGGCGGAAGCGCTCGCGCTCGCCGACGCCCTCGGGCTGGACCGCGCCCGCACGCTCGACGCGCTGACGGCCGGTGCGGCCAACTCGTTCATGCTCGGCAACCGCGGCCCGCGCGCCCTGCAGGCCTACGACGAGGACGGCGCCGAAGTGCTCAGCCGCCTCGACATCTTCGTCAAGGACCTCGGCATCGTCGGCGACGCCGCCCGCCGTGCCCACCTGTCCACGCCGGTCGCCGCCGCGGCCGAGCAGCTGTTCCTCCTCGGCGAAGCGCAGGGCCTCGGCGCCCTCGACGACTCCGCCGTCATCCGCGTCGTCGCACCCGAACGACTGTCCTGAGCGCGACGTCGCGCCCTCACTGAAAGAAGAGATCCAGAGATGCTTCCTCTTCCGATCCTCATCCTGATCGGCCTGGCGGGCCTCGGCCTGCTGCTCCTGCTCATCATCCGGTTCAAGATGCAGGCGTTCTACGCCCTCATCCTCGTGTCGATCATCGTCGGCATCGCCGCCGGGCTTCCGCTGACCACGATCCCCGCCGACGGCGACACCCCCGAACAGCTCGGCGTCATCCAGGCGATCATCGCCGGTGTCGGCGGCACGCTCGGCTCGGTGGCCGTGCTCGTCGCCCTCGGGTCGATGCTCGGCAAGATCATCGAGCTGTCCGGCGGTGCCGAGTCGCTCGCGGGGCGCTTCACCGGCTGGTTGGGCCCGAAGCGCGTCGGCATCGCGCTCGTCATCGCCGCCGGCATCCTGGCGATCCCGGTGTTCTTCGACGCCGGCTTCATCATCCTCATCCCCATCGTGTTCGCCTTCTCGAAGGTGGCAGGCCTCAACCCGATCAAGTTCGGACTCCCCGTCGCCGGCATCATGCTCGCCGTGCACGTCGCGGTGCCCCCGCACCCGGGCATCGTCGGCGGTTCGACGATCCTCGGCGCCGACATCGGCTGGGTGACGATCTTTGCGCTCGCGATCTCCGTGCCGCTCGCGGTCCTGTCCTACCTCGTGGCGAAGTGGATCAACACCCGTGAGTTCGCGATGCTCGCTGCGACCAAGGAGATGTACGACAGCTTCGGCACCGAGAAGTCGACGCTCACCGGCGGACTCGGTGAGGGGGAGAAGGCGCCGGGCGCCGGCACGGTCCTCGGCCTCATCCTCCTGCCGCTCGTGCTCATCATGCTCGGCACCGCCGTGGCGCCGCTGTTCGAGGCCGGGACGTTCTGGAACGGGTTCCTCAGCATGGTCGGCCAGCCGATCTTCGCCCTCATGGTCGCGATCGCGGCCGCGATGTACCTGCTCGGTGTGCGCCGCGGCTGGTCGGCCGCCCACCTCGGCGAGGTCATGGAGTCGGCGCTGCCGGCCGCCGCGGTCATCATCCTCGTCACGGGTGCCGGTGGTGCCTTCGGTCGGGTCCTGACCGAGACCGGGATCGGTGGAGCGGTCGCCGAGGTGCTCGCGTCCAGCGGGATGCCCCTGCTGCTCGCGGCCTTCCTCATCTCGCTCATCATGCGCGCCGCGCAAGGCTCGGCGACCGTCGCGATCGCCACGACCGCGGGACTCCTGCTCCCCTCGGTGTCGGCGATGGGGCTCGACACCGTGCACACCGCGCTGCTCGCCGTCGCCATCGGGTACGGCGGCCTCGGTCTCAGCCACGTGAACGACTCCGGATTCTGGGTGGTCACGCGGTACCTCGGTCTGTCGGTCAAGGACGGCCTGCGCACGTGGACGCCGCTGACGACGGTGCTCGGAGTCTCCGGCTTCGTGCTGACCTGGATCCTGTACGCGGTGATCCCGGTCTCCTGACCCTGTCCGCGTGAACGGCCGTCACCTCCGGGTGGCGGCCGTTCGTCGTTCTCGGCGGGTGGTGGCTGCGGCGGCGGCGGACTACGCTCGCGGGATGAGCGGACTGATCCCGTACCTGCTGTTCCCCGGCAACGCCGCCGAAGCGCTCGGCCACTACCGCGATGTCTTCGGCGGTGAGCTCGAACTGATGGACTACGCGAGCGCCGGCCGTCACGACGGCCCGGGCGACGCGATCGCGCACGGACAGCTCGGCGGACCGGTCGAACTCGCCGGAGCCGACGCGGGAGCCGACGACGACGCGGTCCAGATGAGCGGGATGTTCCTCTCGCTGCTCGGCACCGCCGACCCCGGGACGCTGACCCGCTGGTACGACGAACTGGCCGCGGGCGGCCGCGTCATCGATCCCCTCCAGCAGCGCCCGTGGGGAGACTTCGACGGTACCCTGGTCGACCGCCACGGCATCCGCTGGCTGATCGGCTTCCACCCCGAGGACTGACCCGAAACCCCGGGTTCACGCCGAGACCCCCTCGTACCTGCGCAGGTACGAGGGGGTCTCGGCGGTGAAGCGGGGTCTCGGCGTCAGGAGGAAGAGGAGGAGAACAGGCGCTGGAGGCGCTGGACGCCCTCGAGGAGCTGGTCGTCGCCGAGCGCGTACGACATGCGGATGTAGCCGGACGGACCGAACGCCTCGCCGGGGACGACCGCGACCTCGGCCTGGTCGAGGATGAGGTCGGCGAGCTCCAGTGAGGTCGTCGGGGTCACGCCGCCCCAGGTTCGGCCGAGCAGGCCCTGCACGTCGGGGTAGACGTAGAACGCACCGAGCGGGTTCGGGACCACGAGCCCGTCGATCTTCGACAGCTCCGACACGATGAGCTGCCGGCGACGGTCGAAGGCCTCGCGCATCTTCTCGGCCTCGTCCTGCGGGCCGTTGAGCGCCGCGATCGCCGCCTTCTGCGCGACGTTGTTGACGTTGCTCGTGAGGTGCGACTGCAGGTTGCCGGCGATCTTGATCGCGTCGGCGGGACCCACCATCCAGCCCACGCGCCAGCCGGTCATGGCGTAGGTCTTGGCGACGCCGTTGACGAGGATGGTCTGGTTCGCGGCCTCCGGCACGGCATCCACGATCGAGGTCGCCTTCACGCCCTCGTAGGTGAGGTTCTGGTAGATCTCGTCGCTGATGATCCAGATGCCGTGCTCCACGGCCCACTCGCCGATGGCCTTCGTCTCCTCGGCCGTGTACACGGAACCGGTGGGGTTCGACGGCGACACGAAGACGAGGACGGTGGTGCGGTCGGTGCGCGCGGCCTCGAGCTGCTCGACGGTGACCTTGTACTCCTGATCGGCGCCGGCGAAGACCTCGACGGGGATGCCGTCGGCCAGACGGATCGCCTCCGGGTAGGTCGTCCAGTAGGGCGCCGGCAGCAGCACCTCGTCGCCGGGGTTCACGACGGCCTGGAACGCCTGGTACACCGACTGCTTGCCGCCGTTGGTCACGATGACCTGTGCGGGGGAGACCTCGAGGCCGGAGTCGCGGAGCGTCTTGGCGGCGACCGCCTCACGCAGCGCCGGGAGCCCGGGAGCCGGGGTGTAGCGGTAGCTCGCGGGGTCGGCCAGTGCCTCGGCCGCCGCGTCCACGATGAACTGCGGCGTGGCGAAGTCGGGCTCGCCCGCGGCATACGAGATGACGGGCTTGCCCTCGGCCTTGAGGGCCTTGGCCTTGGCATCGACCTTGAGGGTCGCGGACTCGGCGATGGCGGACAGCTTGCGGGAGAGAGGAGCGCGTTCGGTCACGGTTACGAGCGTACTCGGGTCGCCTCGCGGCCGGTCGGGGGAGTCGTCATCAAGAACCGCTGTTCTTTCCACCGGCGGATCCCCGAGGGCGTCAGTCGGTGGAGAGGCCGTGCGCCTGCGCGACGGCGTCCAGCGTGATGCGCCCGCCCTGCACGTTGAGGCCCTTCGCGAGGGCACCGTCTTCGGAGGCTGCCCGCTCCCAGCCCTTCGCCGCGATGGCCGAGACGTAGGGGAGCGTGGCGTTCGTCAGGGCCCGGGTCGCGGTCGTCGGCACGGCCCCCGGCATGTTCGCGACGCAGTAGTAGATGGAGTCGTGCACCGCGAAGGTCGGGTCGTCGTGCGTGGTCGGACGGGAGCCCTCGAAGCATCCGCCCTGGTCGATCGCGATGTCGACGAGCACGGATCCCGGCTTCATGGCCGCGACCATGTCGTCGGTCACCAGCTTGGGGGCCGCGGCGCCGGGGATGAGGACCGAGCCGATCACGAGGTCTGCCGTCGTCAACTCCTCGGCGATGTCGTACCGGCTCGACGCCCGGGTCTCCAGGGCACCGCCGTAGCGGTGCTCGAGCTCGCGCAGCCGCGGGAGCGCCACATCGACGACGGTGACCTTCGAGCCGAGTCCGAGCGCGTTCGCGGCGGCGTGCTCGCCCGCGACGCCGCCGCCGATCACGACGGTCTTCGCCCGAGGGGTGC includes:
- a CDS encoding GntP family transporter — encoded protein: MLPLPILILIGLAGLGLLLLLIIRFKMQAFYALILVSIIVGIAAGLPLTTIPADGDTPEQLGVIQAIIAGVGGTLGSVAVLVALGSMLGKIIELSGGAESLAGRFTGWLGPKRVGIALVIAAGILAIPVFFDAGFIILIPIVFAFSKVAGLNPIKFGLPVAGIMLAVHVAVPPHPGIVGGSTILGADIGWVTIFALAISVPLAVLSYLVAKWINTREFAMLAATKEMYDSFGTEKSTLTGGLGEGEKAPGAGTVLGLILLPLVLIMLGTAVAPLFEAGTFWNGFLSMVGQPIFALMVAIAAAMYLLGVRRGWSAAHLGEVMESALPAAAVIILVTGAGGAFGRVLTETGIGGAVAEVLASSGMPLLLAAFLISLIMRAAQGSATVAIATTAGLLLPSVSAMGLDTVHTALLAVAIGYGGLGLSHVNDSGFWVVTRYLGLSVKDGLRTWTPLTTVLGVSGFVLTWILYAVIPVS
- a CDS encoding four-carbon acid sugar kinase family protein: MHIDDLLAPLPAPVAVTAAQVRAEADPSDVMIVLDDDPTGTQSVANLPVLTRWERADLDEALATGAAAVYVLTNTRSLDEDAAAARNREIVDVALAAAEAQGRRVTFVSRGDSTLRGHFPLETDVLSAEVASRAGHAPALTLLVPAFPDAGRITVGSVHYWVTDGEATPVGETPFAADATFGYASSDLREWVAEKTDGRIPASAVAGLDIRTIRAGVDAVARFLDALADGTVVAVDVVEETDMRVVALALHRLRDRDVLLRVGPPYVRAHIGQEIAEPVRADDIPFAHDRGGLVVVGSHVPLTTAQLEALTAARPNTRTIELDVRALIGSERESHLETQAQAVAEALATGTVIVHTTRELVTGADGDESLAIARRISSGVVDLVRRVLAIAPPRFVIAKGGITSSDVASEALEIRRATVLGPMLPGLVSLWQPETGPAVGIPYVVFAGNVGDADSLVTVVATLAGDDGINPEGHS
- a CDS encoding VOC family protein, whose protein sequence is MSGLIPYLLFPGNAAEALGHYRDVFGGELELMDYASAGRHDGPGDAIAHGQLGGPVELAGADAGADDDAVQMSGMFLSLLGTADPGTLTRWYDELAAGGRVIDPLQQRPWGDFDGTLVDRHGIRWLIGFHPED
- the ald gene encoding alanine dehydrogenase, coding for MKIGVPTEVKNNENRVALTPAGADRLVREGHRVLVQSGAGVGSSIDDDAYRAAGAEIVATAADAWGEADLLIKVKEPIAEEYGFLRPDLTLFTYLHLAADRPLTEALVAAGTTAVAYETVQLPDRTLPLLVPMSEIAGRLSVIMGSHSLLRSQGGRGMLLGGIAGTPRAKTVVIGGGVAGEHAAANALGLGSKVTVVDVALPRLRELEHRYGGALETRASSRYDIAEELTTADLVIGSVLIPGAAAPKLVTDDMVAAMKPGSVLVDIAIDQGGCFEGSRPTTHDDPTFAVHDSIYYCVANMPGAVPTTATRALTNATLPYVSAIAAKGWERAASEDGALAKGLNVQGGRITLDAVAQAHGLSTD
- a CDS encoding NAD(P)-dependent oxidoreductase, whose protein sequence is MTSTVAVIGLGAMGLPMATRLAERFAVRGFDIAAERVALAAEAGVTPASSAADAVDGADAVLVAVRTGAQLDALLFGDDGLAPHLADGAVVILTSTVGTDGIDAIAAQLAAHGAQLVDAPLSGGPVRAGEGDLLIVVGATPSALETARPVLDQLASTLSIVGDKPGDGQALKTVNQLLCGVHIAAAAEALALADALGLDRARTLDALTAGAANSFMLGNRGPRALQAYDEDGAEVLSRLDIFVKDLGIVGDAARRAHLSTPVAAAAEQLFLLGEAQGLGALDDSAVIRVVAPERLS
- a CDS encoding pyridoxal phosphate-dependent aminotransferase; this translates as MTERAPLSRKLSAIAESATLKVDAKAKALKAEGKPVISYAAGEPDFATPQFIVDAAAEALADPASYRYTPAPGLPALREAVAAKTLRDSGLEVSPAQVIVTNGGKQSVYQAFQAVVNPGDEVLLPAPYWTTYPEAIRLADGIPVEVFAGADQEYKVTVEQLEAARTDRTTVLVFVSPSNPTGSVYTAEETKAIGEWAVEHGIWIISDEIYQNLTYEGVKATSIVDAVPEAANQTILVNGVAKTYAMTGWRVGWMVGPADAIKIAGNLQSHLTSNVNNVAQKAAIAALNGPQDEAEKMREAFDRRRQLIVSELSKIDGLVVPNPLGAFYVYPDVQGLLGRTWGGVTPTTSLELADLILDQAEVAVVPGEAFGPSGYIRMSYALGDDQLLEGVQRLQRLFSSSSS